A single genomic interval of Microbacterium sp. LWO14-1.2 harbors:
- a CDS encoding metal-dependent transcriptional regulator: MTDLIDTTEMYLRTILELEEENIVPLRARISERLGHSGPTVSQTVGRMERDGLVVVSEDRTLELTESGRRKAVDVMRKHRLAERLLSDVIGLDWAFVHDEACRWEHVMSEQVERRLVELLGHPTESPYGNPIPGLDQLGDAPARTFDEGVIGLVQKLNAAGAPIEGTVRRLAEPAQVDPELLEQLRDAGVVPGAKGDYRFNEGYVLIQMEGKDEGLELPVELASHIFLVGEPV; the protein is encoded by the coding sequence ATGACCGACTTGATCGACACCACGGAGATGTATCTCCGCACCATCCTCGAGCTCGAGGAGGAGAACATCGTCCCGCTGCGCGCACGCATCTCCGAGCGCCTCGGTCACTCGGGTCCGACCGTCTCGCAGACGGTGGGACGCATGGAGCGCGACGGCCTCGTGGTGGTGTCGGAGGACCGCACGCTGGAACTCACGGAGTCGGGGCGGCGCAAGGCGGTCGACGTCATGCGCAAGCACCGTCTCGCCGAGCGGCTGCTCTCCGACGTCATCGGTCTCGACTGGGCGTTCGTGCACGACGAGGCCTGCCGGTGGGAGCACGTCATGAGCGAGCAGGTCGAGCGCCGCCTCGTCGAGCTCCTCGGGCACCCGACGGAGTCGCCCTACGGCAACCCGATCCCCGGGCTCGACCAGCTCGGCGACGCCCCCGCTCGGACGTTCGACGAGGGCGTCATCGGCCTCGTGCAGAAGCTCAACGCGGCCGGTGCTCCCATCGAGGGCACGGTGCGTCGTCTCGCCGAGCCGGCGCAGGTCGACCCCGAGCTGCTGGAGCAGCTCCGCGACGCCGGAGTCGTGCCCGGAGCGAAGGGCGACTACCGGTTCAACGAGGGCTACGTGCTGATCCAGATGGAGGGCAAGGACGAGGGCCTCGAGCTCCCGGTCGAGCTCGCCTCCCACATCTTCCTCGTCGGCGAGCCGGTCTGA
- a CDS encoding helicase-associated domain-containing protein — MSTHARPLAEHLAAMSDADLAELFAARGVRPDIGWQDFFDAAEALLEPSSLAKALPRLTLSEATALRRIAAGEEVADSADLHALQRLALVRPDGGVVPPVAAAVSERPAPSAPASEHQETAGDSAAAHAAERAFTTVATVADLLLAAKDRPFALLAGGTLSAGEKRQLTESGVATDAVDDLVAIASTAGLVAVGDRRLHTTGGADVWLRSSVSQRWSELARAFRDALPRGVRSDEGGWIPLSAWAQAHPWDPAWPERSTALSERARLLGLVADDGTEPAWATPLRDGLDADPAALTALLPAEVDRIFLQNDLSAISPGPLAPALDVRLRTVAARESAAQASTYRFTPESVARALVAGETEESLVDFLESISLTGIPQPLRYLVAQTAQRHGLVRVSTDSETGRTRIESADPHLIEAIAVDQALRPLGLATHVGSLTTRVSRDTVYWALTDARYPATLVDEDGTVLTGERHAAAPSPADDAPDYTSLIAALRSHQGPDADAAWLDRELEAAVRAKAVLQVTVGMPDGSTRELLLEATGLGGGRLRGRDKAADVERTLPVSSIRAATVIAQ, encoded by the coding sequence ATGAGCACGCACGCCCGACCGCTGGCCGAACACCTGGCCGCGATGAGCGATGCCGACCTGGCCGAGCTGTTCGCGGCGCGCGGGGTGCGTCCCGACATCGGATGGCAGGACTTCTTCGACGCTGCCGAGGCTCTCCTCGAGCCGTCGTCGCTCGCCAAGGCCCTCCCCCGTCTCACGCTCTCGGAGGCGACGGCCCTTCGCCGGATCGCCGCGGGAGAGGAGGTCGCCGATTCCGCCGACCTGCACGCCCTGCAGCGCCTCGCGCTGGTGCGCCCCGACGGCGGAGTCGTTCCGCCCGTCGCCGCAGCCGTCTCGGAACGCCCCGCTCCCTCCGCACCCGCATCGGAACACCAGGAGACGGCCGGAGACAGTGCGGCAGCGCACGCCGCGGAGCGTGCGTTCACCACCGTCGCCACGGTCGCCGACCTGCTGCTCGCGGCCAAGGACCGGCCGTTCGCCCTGCTCGCGGGCGGCACGCTCAGCGCGGGCGAGAAGCGGCAGCTGACCGAGTCCGGCGTGGCGACCGATGCCGTCGACGACCTCGTGGCGATCGCGTCCACCGCGGGGCTCGTCGCGGTCGGGGATCGGCGGCTGCACACCACGGGGGGAGCCGACGTCTGGCTCCGCTCCTCTGTCTCGCAGCGGTGGAGCGAGCTCGCCCGCGCGTTCCGCGATGCGCTCCCCCGCGGTGTCCGCTCGGATGAGGGCGGGTGGATCCCGCTCTCGGCCTGGGCGCAGGCCCACCCGTGGGATCCCGCCTGGCCCGAGCGCAGCACGGCACTGAGCGAACGCGCGCGGCTGCTCGGTCTCGTCGCCGACGACGGGACAGAGCCCGCCTGGGCGACTCCCCTGCGCGACGGGCTCGATGCCGATCCCGCCGCCCTCACGGCGCTGCTGCCCGCCGAGGTCGATCGGATCTTCCTCCAGAACGACCTCAGTGCGATCTCTCCCGGACCGCTCGCCCCCGCTCTCGACGTACGGCTGCGCACGGTCGCGGCGCGCGAGTCCGCAGCGCAGGCGTCGACGTACCGGTTCACGCCGGAGTCCGTCGCGCGAGCCCTCGTGGCCGGGGAGACCGAGGAGTCGCTCGTCGACTTCCTCGAGAGCATCTCGCTCACCGGCATCCCGCAGCCGCTCCGCTATCTCGTCGCCCAGACCGCCCAGCGTCACGGACTCGTCCGCGTGTCGACGGACTCCGAGACCGGACGCACGCGGATCGAGAGCGCTGATCCGCACCTCATCGAGGCCATCGCGGTCGACCAGGCGCTGCGACCGCTCGGCCTCGCCACTCACGTCGGCTCACTCACCACCCGCGTCAGTCGCGACACGGTCTACTGGGCGCTCACGGACGCCCGTTACCCCGCGACCCTCGTCGACGAGGACGGCACCGTCCTCACCGGCGAACGGCACGCGGCCGCACCGAGCCCGGCGGATGACGCACCCGACTACACGTCGCTCATCGCCGCGCTCCGCTCCCACCAGGGGCCGGATGCCGACGCCGCCTGGCTGGACCGAGAGCTGGAGGCGGCGGTGCGCGCGAAGGCCGTGCTCCAGGTGACCGTGGGGATGCCGGACGGCAGCACGCGCGAGCTCCTGCTGGAGGCCACCGGTCTCGGCGGCGGGCGGCTGCGCGGGCGCGACAAGGCGGCGGACGTCGAACGCACGCTGCCGGTGTCGAGCATCCGCGCCGCGACCGTGATCGCCCAGTAA
- a CDS encoding M23 family metallopeptidase, translating into MPTSQRYPSVQAQEDHVLVKDIQSANTPEDRPLARRTTARVSARTVVKPLRSVAIFGAVGALVAAVALPAYAASKPAENAATTVQQMAAVDAQSLVVASQATSAPLDRGTFTATTPDEIEKKKAEEAAAARAAAAASTASASTGGRTFDIGAYALVSPGSGEVRYPLPQGSYSVSRTVGGAHNGADMLAPQGTPIYAAAAGVVRQSAESIGGYGVAVMIDSVVGGQRVQTTYGHMTYGSRQVQAGESVAAGQLIGFVGSTGRSTANHLHFEVWVNGGLLEPIAWLAANAG; encoded by the coding sequence GTGCCGACGAGCCAGCGCTACCCGAGCGTGCAGGCGCAGGAGGATCACGTTTTGGTCAAAGACATCCAGTCCGCGAACACACCTGAAGATCGACCCCTCGCCCGTCGCACGACCGCACGGGTCAGCGCGCGGACCGTGGTGAAGCCGCTGCGATCCGTCGCCATCTTCGGAGCAGTGGGCGCCCTGGTCGCCGCTGTCGCGCTCCCCGCCTACGCGGCGTCGAAGCCGGCCGAGAACGCCGCGACGACCGTGCAGCAGATGGCCGCCGTCGACGCGCAGTCGCTCGTCGTCGCCTCGCAGGCCACGTCGGCCCCGCTCGACCGCGGAACGTTCACCGCCACCACGCCCGACGAGATCGAGAAGAAGAAGGCGGAGGAGGCCGCAGCGGCCCGCGCCGCCGCAGCCGCTTCCACGGCATCCGCCTCGACCGGTGGTCGCACCTTCGACATCGGCGCCTACGCGCTCGTCTCGCCCGGTTCGGGTGAGGTCCGCTATCCGCTCCCGCAGGGCTCGTACAGTGTCAGCCGAACCGTCGGCGGCGCGCACAACGGCGCCGACATGCTCGCGCCGCAGGGCACGCCGATCTACGCCGCCGCCGCGGGCGTCGTACGCCAGTCCGCTGAGAGCATCGGCGGATACGGCGTCGCCGTCATGATCGACAGCGTCGTGGGCGGCCAGCGTGTGCAGACGACCTACGGCCACATGACGTACGGATCCCGCCAGGTCCAGGCCGGCGAGAGCGTGGCCGCAGGCCAGCTCATCGGCTTCGTCGGCAGCACCGGCCGCTCGACCGCCAACCACCTCCACTTCGAGGTGTGGGTCAACGGCGGCCTCCTCGAGCCGATCGCCTGGCTCGCCGCGAACGCCGGCTGA
- a CDS encoding DNA repair helicase XPB, which yields MSDGPLIVQSDRTVLLEVAHADAESARHELAIFAELERAPEHIHTYRITRLGLWNARAAGHSAEDMLETLDRWSRFPVPPSVAVDLRETVNRYGRLVIERDDEGTLILRSTDPAVLAQVANNKRIQPLLIGHPSPDTYVVDAWARGQIKQELLKIGWPAEDLAGYTPGTPHEIELDEGTWQIRPYQQDAVDAFSKDGSGVVVLPCGAGKTIVGAGAMAATKTTTLILVTNTVSARQWRDELLKRTSLTPEEIGEYSGQAKEVKPVTIATYQILTAKRKGQYAHLALLDALDWGLIVYDEVHLLPAPVFKLTADLQARRRIGLTATLVREDGREGDVFSLIGPKRFDAPWKQIEAQGFISPAVCYEVRVDLPPSDRLEYAAATDDERYRLAASAPAKIDAVRELIAKHPDEQILVIGQYLDQLDTLSEALNAPQITGATPVDEREELYRQFREGEIQLLVVSKVANFSIDLPEASVAIQVSGSFGSRQEEAQRLGRLLRPKQSGHTASFYTLVARDTVDQDYAQNRQRFLAEQGYSYTIMDADAIAA from the coding sequence ATGTCTGATGGCCCCCTGATCGTGCAGAGCGATCGCACCGTGCTGCTCGAGGTCGCCCACGCCGATGCCGAGAGCGCCCGCCACGAGCTGGCGATCTTCGCCGAACTCGAACGCGCTCCCGAGCACATCCACACCTACCGGATCACCCGTCTCGGGCTCTGGAACGCCCGGGCCGCAGGACACAGCGCCGAGGACATGCTCGAGACCCTCGACCGGTGGTCGCGCTTCCCGGTGCCGCCCTCCGTCGCCGTCGACCTGCGCGAGACGGTCAACCGCTACGGACGCCTCGTGATCGAGCGCGACGACGAGGGGACGCTGATCCTCCGGTCGACCGACCCCGCCGTGCTCGCCCAGGTCGCGAACAACAAGCGCATCCAACCGCTGCTGATCGGTCACCCGAGCCCCGACACCTACGTGGTCGACGCGTGGGCGCGCGGCCAGATCAAGCAGGAGCTGCTGAAGATCGGCTGGCCGGCCGAAGACCTCGCGGGGTACACCCCCGGCACTCCGCACGAGATCGAGCTGGACGAGGGCACGTGGCAGATCCGTCCGTACCAGCAGGATGCGGTCGATGCGTTCTCGAAGGACGGATCGGGCGTCGTCGTACTGCCCTGTGGCGCGGGCAAGACCATCGTCGGCGCCGGCGCCATGGCCGCGACCAAGACCACCACGCTGATCCTCGTCACGAACACCGTGTCCGCGCGCCAGTGGCGCGACGAACTGCTGAAGCGCACCAGCCTCACCCCCGAGGAGATCGGCGAGTACTCCGGTCAGGCCAAGGAGGTCAAGCCGGTCACGATCGCGACGTACCAGATCCTCACGGCCAAGCGGAAAGGCCAGTACGCGCACCTCGCGCTGCTCGACGCGCTCGACTGGGGCCTCATCGTGTACGACGAGGTGCACCTGCTCCCGGCACCCGTGTTCAAGCTCACCGCCGACCTGCAGGCACGCCGTCGCATCGGTCTGACCGCGACTCTCGTGCGCGAGGACGGCCGTGAAGGCGACGTGTTCAGCCTCATCGGGCCCAAGCGCTTCGACGCACCCTGGAAGCAGATCGAGGCGCAGGGGTTCATCTCCCCCGCCGTCTGCTACGAGGTCCGCGTGGATCTGCCGCCGAGCGACCGGCTCGAGTACGCCGCGGCGACCGACGACGAGCGGTACCGCCTCGCGGCATCCGCCCCCGCGAAGATCGACGCCGTGCGCGAGCTCATCGCCAAGCACCCCGACGAGCAGATCCTCGTGATCGGTCAGTACCTCGATCAGCTGGACACGCTGTCCGAGGCGCTGAACGCCCCGCAGATTACGGGCGCGACGCCCGTCGACGAGCGCGAGGAGCTCTACCGGCAGTTCCGCGAGGGAGAGATCCAGCTGCTCGTCGTGTCGAAGGTCGCGAACTTCTCGATCGATCTGCCCGAGGCGTCCGTCGCGATCCAGGTCTCCGGATCCTTCGGCTCACGACAGGAGGAGGCTCAGCGCCTCGGGCGGCTCCTGCGACCCAAGCAGTCCGGGCACACCGCGAGCTTCTACACGCTCGTCGCCCGCGACACGGTCGACCAGGACTACGCGCAGAACCGCCAGCGTTTCCTCGCCGAGCAGGGCTACAGCTACACGATCATGGATGCGGATGCGATCGCGGCGTGA
- a CDS encoding cold shock domain-containing protein — protein sequence MPTGKVRFYDEDKGFGFIATDDGQDVFLHASAMPAGTAVKAGARVEFGVADGKRGLQALSVRVLEAPPSLAKAKRKPADDMAIIIEDLVKLLDGIGGDLRRGRYPSSGHGRKIAAVLRKVADDLEA from the coding sequence ATGCCCACCGGCAAGGTCAGGTTCTACGACGAAGACAAGGGTTTCGGCTTCATCGCCACCGATGACGGCCAGGACGTCTTCCTGCACGCCTCCGCGATGCCCGCGGGCACGGCCGTCAAGGCCGGCGCGCGCGTCGAGTTCGGTGTCGCCGACGGCAAGCGCGGTCTGCAGGCGCTCTCGGTGCGCGTCCTCGAAGCTCCGCCGAGCCTTGCCAAGGCGAAGCGCAAGCCCGCCGACGACATGGCGATCATCATCGAGGACCTCGTGAAGCTCCTCGACGGCATCGGCGGCGACCTGCGTCGTGGCCGCTACCCGTCGTCCGGTCACGGCCGCAAGATCGCGGCTGTCCTCCGCAAGGTAGCCGATGACCTCGAAGCCTGA
- a CDS encoding HNH endonuclease: protein MRTLVLNAGYEPLAIVSFKRALVLVMNDKATVIEHVEDDPVWGSHGVYDRPAVIILSRYVRVPSSRRVPVTRRGVLRRDNHRCGYCGKAASTIDHVLPRSRGGADSWENLVACCLRCNNVKSDRTPQEMRWELRITPRPPHGTAWTVRGSERSDPRWEPYLALAA, encoded by the coding sequence ATGCGCACACTGGTACTGAACGCGGGATACGAGCCTCTGGCCATCGTGTCGTTCAAGAGAGCACTGGTCCTGGTCATGAACGACAAGGCCACCGTGATCGAGCACGTCGAGGACGATCCCGTCTGGGGCAGTCACGGGGTCTACGATCGGCCGGCCGTCATCATCCTGTCGAGATACGTGCGCGTCCCGTCCAGCCGACGGGTGCCGGTGACCCGGCGCGGAGTGCTGCGGCGCGACAACCACCGCTGCGGCTACTGCGGAAAGGCCGCCTCGACGATCGACCACGTGCTGCCGCGTTCGCGAGGCGGAGCGGACTCGTGGGAGAACCTCGTCGCCTGCTGCCTGCGCTGCAACAACGTCAAGAGCGACCGCACGCCGCAGGAGATGCGCTGGGAACTGCGGATCACGCCGCGACCGCCGCACGGCACCGCCTGGACGGTGCGGGGGAGCGAGCGAAGCGATCCGCGCTGGGAGCCGTACCTCGCGCTCGCCGCGTGA
- the serC gene encoding phosphoserine transaminase: protein MPIEIPRDVLPADGRFGCGPSKVRSEQLDALLAAGPTLLGTSHRQAPVKNLVGSVRERLAALFRLPEGYEIITGNGGSTAFWDAAAFGLIERRSQNIVFGEFGGKFAAAAAAPWLDAPDVRKAEPGSRAAAEVVDGVDVYAWPHNETSTGVSAPITRVAADGALTVIDATSAAGGIDFDAAQADVYYFAPQKNLGSDGGLWFAAVSPAAIDRIERIAASDRYIPEFLSLKNAVDNSRLNQTLNTPALTTLHLLDSQLGWILGNGGLSWAGARTAESSGILYDWATASDVATPFVTAEADRSPVVVTIDFDESIDAAAIAKTLRANGIVDTEPYRKLGRNQLRVATFVSIEPDDVRQLTRALDYVLEHQGA from the coding sequence ATGCCGATCGAGATTCCCCGTGACGTCCTGCCCGCCGACGGCCGCTTCGGATGCGGCCCCTCGAAGGTGCGGAGCGAGCAGCTCGACGCACTCCTCGCCGCCGGCCCCACGCTGCTCGGAACCTCGCACCGCCAGGCGCCGGTGAAGAACCTCGTCGGCAGCGTGCGCGAGCGCCTCGCCGCTCTCTTCCGTCTGCCCGAGGGCTACGAGATCATCACCGGCAACGGCGGGTCGACCGCCTTCTGGGATGCCGCGGCCTTCGGCCTCATCGAGCGGCGCAGCCAGAACATCGTGTTCGGCGAGTTCGGCGGCAAGTTCGCCGCCGCAGCCGCCGCGCCCTGGCTGGACGCACCGGACGTGCGCAAGGCGGAGCCGGGGTCCCGCGCGGCTGCCGAGGTCGTCGACGGCGTGGACGTCTACGCATGGCCGCACAACGAGACGTCGACCGGCGTCTCCGCTCCGATCACGCGCGTCGCCGCCGACGGCGCCCTCACCGTCATCGACGCCACGAGCGCCGCCGGAGGCATCGACTTCGATGCAGCGCAGGCCGACGTCTACTACTTCGCACCGCAGAAGAATCTCGGCTCCGACGGCGGACTGTGGTTCGCGGCTGTGTCCCCCGCCGCGATCGACCGCATCGAGCGGATCGCCGCCTCCGACCGCTACATCCCGGAGTTCCTGAGCCTGAAGAACGCCGTCGACAACTCGCGCCTCAACCAGACGCTCAACACCCCGGCGCTGACGACCCTGCACCTGCTCGACAGCCAGCTCGGGTGGATCCTCGGCAACGGCGGCCTCTCCTGGGCCGGTGCGCGCACGGCCGAGTCATCCGGCATCCTGTACGACTGGGCCACGGCATCCGATGTCGCCACCCCGTTCGTGACGGCAGAGGCCGACCGTTCCCCGGTCGTCGTCACGATCGATTTCGACGAGTCGATCGATGCGGCCGCCATCGCGAAGACGCTGCGGGCCAACGGCATCGTCGACACCGAGCCCTACCGCAAGCTGGGCCGCAACCAGCTCCGCGTCGCGACGTTCGTGTCGATCGAGCCGGACGACGTGCGGCAGCTCACCCGCGCACTCGACTACGTGCTCGAGCACCAGGGCGCCTGA
- a CDS encoding DUF3027 domain-containing protein has protein sequence MTSKPDADERLLDAHDLALAALREITPASTIGPAAGYLVEDDGSVSLRFENRLAGYPGWYWTVTVARVDDEEPTVLETELLPGDGALLAPEWVPWAERLAEYRAHQAELAEQAAAAAAEQNDADASAENDAEDDDLDDVDEDEDEDLEDDSDEDDDLDDDDDDDDDDDDDDLDDDELTSEPRPVHGGDLDGVDIDELDESDDDPDDDDSDDDSDDDDSDEDASDDEE, from the coding sequence ATGACCTCGAAGCCTGACGCCGACGAGCGCCTGCTCGACGCGCACGACCTCGCACTCGCGGCGTTGCGTGAGATCACGCCCGCGTCGACGATCGGCCCCGCGGCCGGGTACCTCGTGGAGGACGACGGCTCGGTCTCGTTGCGCTTCGAGAACCGGCTGGCCGGCTACCCCGGCTGGTACTGGACGGTGACCGTCGCGCGCGTCGACGACGAGGAGCCGACGGTGCTCGAGACGGAACTGCTGCCCGGAGACGGCGCGCTCCTCGCGCCCGAGTGGGTGCCGTGGGCCGAGCGACTGGCCGAGTACCGGGCGCACCAGGCCGAGCTGGCCGAGCAGGCCGCGGCTGCGGCTGCCGAGCAGAACGACGCCGATGCGAGCGCCGAGAACGATGCCGAGGACGACGACCTCGACGACGTCGACGAAGACGAGGACGAAGACCTCGAGGACGACTCCGACGAGGACGACGACCTCGACGACGACGACGACGATGACGATGACGATGACGACGATGATCTCGACGACGACGAGCTGACCAGCGAACCGCGGCCTGTGCACGGCGGCGACCTCGACGGCGTCGACATCGACGAGCTCGACGAGTCCGACGACGACCCCGACGACGACGACTCCGACGACGACTCGGACGACGACGATTCCGATGAGGACGCCTCTGACGACGAGGAGTGA
- a CDS encoding multidrug ABC transporter ATPase, whose translation MSSQSPEPDVPVRRVDRILAFTALGLAAASIVCFFAIIIGTATGMHQEDFGSGVWPVVAAIPYWGLPAAFVMIIVLLAMSFIRKGRAGSRP comes from the coding sequence ATGAGCAGTCAGAGTCCCGAACCCGACGTGCCCGTGCGCCGCGTCGATCGCATTCTCGCGTTCACCGCGCTGGGGCTGGCCGCGGCATCCATCGTCTGCTTCTTCGCGATCATCATCGGCACAGCGACCGGCATGCACCAGGAGGACTTCGGCTCCGGCGTGTGGCCGGTCGTCGCGGCGATCCCCTACTGGGGCCTGCCCGCGGCGTTCGTGATGATCATCGTGCTGCTGGCGATGAGTTTCATCCGGAAGGGTCGCGCGGGATCGCGGCCCTGA
- a CDS encoding response regulator transcription factor, whose product MTDARILVVDDEPNIRDLLSTGLSFAGFQVKTVANGAATISAVLEEEPDLIILDVMLPDMNGFSVTKRLRGAGFTAPILFLTAKDGTDDKIEGLNAGGDDYVTKPFSLDEIVARAQAILRRTMQADEESIIRAGELSMDQDTHDVHVGKEPIELSPTEFKLLRYLMLNPNRVLSKAQILDHVWEYDFNGDAGIVESYISYLRRKIDPHTEESVIQTKRGFGYMLKVGK is encoded by the coding sequence ATGACTGATGCGCGCATCCTGGTCGTCGACGACGAACCCAACATCCGCGACCTCCTCTCCACGGGACTCAGCTTCGCCGGGTTCCAGGTCAAGACGGTCGCCAACGGCGCCGCGACGATCTCGGCGGTGCTGGAAGAGGAGCCGGACCTCATCATCCTCGACGTCATGCTGCCCGACATGAACGGCTTCAGCGTCACCAAGCGCCTGCGGGGCGCGGGTTTCACCGCCCCGATCCTGTTCCTCACCGCGAAGGACGGCACCGACGACAAGATCGAGGGCCTGAACGCCGGAGGCGACGACTACGTCACGAAGCCTTTCAGCCTCGACGAGATCGTCGCCCGCGCGCAGGCGATCCTGCGCCGCACGATGCAGGCTGACGAGGAGTCGATCATCCGTGCCGGCGAGCTGTCGATGGATCAGGACACCCACGACGTGCACGTCGGCAAGGAGCCGATCGAGCTCAGCCCGACCGAGTTCAAGCTGCTGCGCTACCTCATGCTCAACCCGAACCGGGTGCTGTCGAAGGCGCAGATCCTCGACCACGTGTGGGAGTACGACTTCAACGGCGATGCCGGCATCGTGGAGAGCTACATCTCGTACCTCCGTCGCAAGATCGACCCGCATACCGAGGAATCGGTCATCCAGACCAAGCGCGGCTTCGGCTACATGCTGAAGGTCGGCAAGTAG